A window of Candidatus Omnitrophota bacterium contains these coding sequences:
- a CDS encoding malate dehydrogenase — protein MKTEKVSIIGAGNVGALLALRIVEHDLADVVLVDIDEGIAKAKAYDLADASAIMGYEKKVEGTADYSKISDSSIVVITAGFPRRPGMSREDLIQKNGAVVREVALNIKKFASDAVVIVVTNPLDIMTYLTYNISGFDHKKVIGMAGVLDSARQSNLISEELNIMKTEVDSVIIGSHDDNMVPLLNYSKAQGMPLKKVADENKINEIMEGAKKRGAEIVSLLKSGSAFFAPSAGCFYMVKCILNNEHLTMCASVYLNGEYGLREICIGVPIVLGKNGTEKIIQLDLDTDEREKFQKAAGLIKSAIEKLNF, from the coding sequence TTGAAGACCGAAAAAGTAAGCATAATAGGCGCCGGTAATGTAGGGGCGCTTTTGGCATTAAGAATCGTGGAGCACGATCTGGCCGATGTGGTCCTCGTGGATATTGATGAGGGCATAGCAAAAGCTAAGGCATACGACCTGGCAGATGCATCCGCTATAATGGGATACGAGAAAAAGGTGGAGGGGACGGCGGATTATTCAAAAATAAGCGATTCTTCCATAGTAGTGATAACGGCGGGGTTTCCGCGTAGGCCCGGAATGTCAAGAGAAGACCTTATCCAGAAAAACGGCGCCGTTGTAAGAGAAGTTGCCCTTAATATAAAGAAGTTTGCGTCCGATGCCGTCGTTATTGTAGTCACCAACCCTCTTGATATTATGACTTATTTGACTTATAATATCTCCGGCTTTGATCATAAAAAGGTCATAGGCATGGCGGGGGTCCTTGATTCCGCCAGGCAATCAAATCTGATTTCCGAAGAATTGAACATAATGAAAACGGAAGTCGACAGCGTTATAATAGGCAGCCACGATGACAATATGGTTCCTCTCCTAAATTATTCAAAGGCGCAGGGTATGCCACTTAAGAAGGTAGCGGACGAGAATAAGATTAATGAAATAATGGAGGGCGCCAAAAAGCGCGGCGCTGAGATAGTATCATTATTGAAATCAGGGAGTGCCTTTTTTGCTCCGAGCGCCGGATGTTTTTACATGGTAAAGTGTATATTGAACAATGAGCACCTGACTATGTGCGCCTCAGTGTATTTGAACGGAGAGTACGGCTTGCGTGAGATATGTATCGGAGTGCCGATTGTTTTGGGTAAAAACGGCACTGAGAAGATCATCCAACTTGACTTAGATACTGATGAGCGGGAAAAGTTTCAAAAGGCCGCCGGACTGATAAAAAGCGCTATCGAAAAATTGAATTTTTAG
- a CDS encoding 3-isopropylmalate dehydratase large subunit: protein MGKTIAEKILSSHSGRDLKAGDIAICKVDFCFGQDGTSSLIIDSFNKSGKTKVFNPLKFCMVIDHSAPSPNLGVSEIHNKMREFAKKMKVGLYDVGSGVCHVIIPDEGHVKPGDLVLGADSHTCTYGALNVLSTGVGSTDLAITLMSGHNWFKVPESIKMEITGALKKGVYSKDLILHIIGDVGANGCTYNSVEFYGETIKGLSVDARLTISNMAVEMGAKFGVMEADAKVIDYLKRCVKLKSKIMPVSADKDAHYSGIKEYDASKLEPMVAKPHTVDNVVPVGRVNNVKIDEAYIGTCTNGRLEDLKIAAGILKKQRIHKKLKCIIAPASLGIFEGAVKTGYIRTFIEAGCIVVAPGCGPCVGTHEGILADNEAAISSANRNFKGRMGNPNSFIYLASPATVAASAIEGKIADPRNYL from the coding sequence ATGGGTAAAACGATAGCAGAAAAAATATTAAGCAGCCATTCCGGCAGGGATCTTAAGGCCGGAGATATAGCGATATGCAAAGTTGATTTCTGTTTTGGCCAGGACGGAACAAGCTCTCTTATCATAGACAGTTTTAATAAGTCCGGAAAAACCAAAGTATTTAACCCACTTAAGTTCTGTATGGTCATAGACCATAGCGCTCCGAGTCCAAACCTAGGTGTTTCCGAAATTCATAATAAGATGCGGGAGTTTGCCAAAAAAATGAAGGTAGGCCTTTACGATGTCGGCTCGGGCGTCTGTCATGTCATTATACCCGACGAGGGCCATGTAAAACCTGGCGATCTTGTATTAGGCGCCGATTCGCACACATGTACATACGGGGCGCTGAATGTTTTATCTACCGGCGTGGGTTCCACAGACCTTGCCATAACCCTGATGAGCGGGCACAATTGGTTCAAAGTACCCGAAAGTATAAAGATGGAGATTACCGGAGCTCTAAAAAAAGGTGTATACTCAAAAGATCTTATATTGCATATCATCGGTGATGTCGGCGCAAACGGCTGCACTTATAATTCTGTCGAATTCTATGGCGAGACTATAAAGGGCTTAAGCGTAGACGCCAGGCTCACCATATCTAATATGGCGGTCGAGATGGGAGCAAAGTTTGGCGTTATGGAGGCGGATGCCAAAGTAATTGATTACCTGAAAAGATGCGTAAAGTTAAAATCAAAGATAATGCCAGTATCGGCGGATAAAGATGCCCATTATTCAGGAATAAAAGAATATGATGCATCAAAGCTTGAGCCAATGGTAGCAAAGCCCCACACCGTCGACAATGTTGTGCCTGTGGGCAGGGTGAATAATGTGAAGATCGACGAGGCCTATATAGGAACCTGCACAAACGGGAGGCTTGAAGATCTTAAGATAGCGGCGGGTATATTAAAAAAACAAAGAATACACAAGAAGCTGAAGTGCATCATTGCGCCAGCGTCTCTCGGCATATTCGAGGGCGCCGTAAAGACAGGATACATCAGGACGTTTATAGAGGCGGGATGTATTGTAGTGGCGCCGGGTTGCGGACCTTGCGTCGGTACACATGAGGGCATACTTGCGGATAATGAAGCCGCGATATCAAGCGCGAATAGAAATTTTAAAGGCCGCATGGGCAACCCAAACTCTTTTATCTATCTTGCGAGCCCGGCAACCGTCGCGGCAAGCGCAATTGAAGGTAAAATAGCGGATCCAAGGAATTATCTTTAA
- a CDS encoding pyridoxal phosphate-dependent aminotransferase, whose product MMITERLKYIASSATLDITTKAKALKKGGFDVINFAGGEPDFDTPQYIKKSAIDAINKGFTKYTPATGTAELKEAVSKKFKNDNGLDYKPGQVIISCGAKHALYNIFQAICEKGDEVLIPMPYWLSYPEMIKMSEARPVIVESDENTSKVTPERLEKCVTKRTKALIINSPSNPTGIVYSKDELKALADFAVGHNVFVISDEIYEKLIYDGLKHVSIASFNKKIYDLTFVVNGVSKSYSMTGWRIGYLAGREDIVKSIAAFQSHSTSNPTSISQAAALAALTIDDPSTSSMVREFEKRRNILIKGLGEIRELKCNKPEGAFYCFVDISKTGMSPAVFSKRLLDEEYIATIPGEPFGSNKHVRFSFATSTADIEKGLERLKKWVKR is encoded by the coding sequence ATTATGATAACAGAGAGACTGAAGTATATAGCGTCGTCAGCTACGCTTGATATCACCACAAAAGCAAAAGCATTAAAAAAAGGTGGGTTTGATGTCATCAATTTTGCCGGCGGTGAGCCAGATTTTGACACACCTCAATATATTAAGAAATCGGCTATTGACGCCATAAATAAAGGGTTCACCAAATATACGCCCGCTACCGGAACGGCGGAACTGAAAGAGGCAGTAAGTAAGAAATTTAAAAATGACAACGGGCTTGATTACAAGCCTGGTCAGGTCATCATAAGTTGCGGCGCAAAGCACGCGCTTTACAATATATTTCAGGCAATATGCGAAAAAGGCGATGAGGTGCTCATACCAATGCCTTATTGGCTCAGCTATCCCGAAATGATAAAGATGAGCGAAGCTCGGCCCGTTATAGTGGAGTCGGATGAAAATACTTCAAAGGTCACGCCCGAAAGATTGGAGAAGTGCGTAACCAAAAGAACCAAGGCGCTCATAATAAACAGCCCATCAAATCCTACGGGCATAGTCTATTCGAAAGATGAATTGAAAGCGCTGGCCGATTTCGCGGTAGGGCACAACGTATTTGTGATAAGCGATGAGATTTACGAGAAGCTTATATACGACGGGCTAAAACATGTTTCGATAGCGTCTTTCAATAAGAAAATATACGACCTCACTTTTGTCGTAAACGGCGTATCTAAGAGTTATTCCATGACCGGCTGGCGCATAGGTTACTTGGCGGGAAGGGAAGATATAGTAAAGTCCATAGCGGCCTTCCAGAGCCATTCAACATCGAACCCGACATCCATATCTCAAGCCGCGGCATTGGCAGCTTTGACAATCGACGATCCGTCCACATCCAGTATGGTGCGCGAGTTCGAGAAGAGGCGCAATATACTCATAAAAGGGCTTGGTGAAATAAGGGAACTAAAATGCAATAAGCCGGAGGGGGCATTTTATTGTTTTGTGGATATAAGCAAAACAGGTATGAGCCCCGCAGTATTTTCAAAACGGCTTCTGGATGAGGAATATATAGCGACTATACCGGGTGAGCCCTTCGGCTCAAATAAACATGTACGCTTCAGTTTTGCCACAAGCACAGCCGATATAGAAAAAGGTTTGGAAAGATTGAAAAAATGGGTAAAACGATAG
- a CDS encoding 3-isopropylmalate dehydratase small subunit, with protein MVKGTAHRLDPFDNVNTDYVISGRYKFKIKDMKELSKYLFEDIDPNFHKKVKSGDYVIAGENFGCGSSREQAPWVIKEAGISAVLAKSFARIFFRNAFNIGLCVVECDTDRIKDGDIVEFDLEKGVVINHTQNETIKTKPVPKLMRRLLLDGGVIEHFKKHGDFKIEA; from the coding sequence ATGGTAAAAGGAACGGCGCACAGACTAGACCCTTTTGATAACGTAAATACAGATTATGTTATATCAGGAAGGTATAAGTTCAAGATAAAAGACATGAAGGAGCTGTCAAAGTACCTTTTTGAAGATATAGACCCTAATTTTCACAAAAAGGTAAAAAGCGGCGATTATGTGATCGCCGGAGAAAATTTCGGCTGCGGCTCCTCGCGGGAACAGGCGCCCTGGGTAATAAAAGAGGCGGGAATAAGCGCGGTACTCGCTAAAAGCTTTGCTCGGATATTTTTCAGAAATGCATTTAATATCGGCCTATGCGTTGTTGAGTGCGATACCGACAGGATAAAAGACGGCGATATAGTAGAGTTTGATCTGGAAAAAGGGGTCGTGATAAACCACACACAGAATGAAACCATAAAGACGAAACCCGTGCCTAAGCTTATGAGGCGTCTGCTTCTGGACGGCGGAGTCATCGAACATTTTAAAAAACACGGAGATTTTAAAATTGAGGCATAA
- a CDS encoding isocitrate/isopropylmalate dehydrogenase family protein translates to MRHKITLIPGDGTGPEIAEATKRCIEATGLDVEWDIQNAGADVMEKTGEVLPQDVIESIRKNKVAIKGPITTPVGTGFRSVNVAMRKELDLYACVRPCKLYEGVRSRYENVDLVVIRENTEDLYAGIEFKKGEMNTESIISEIERLSKKSIRKDSGISIKPISETGSKRIVRFAFEYALHNKRKKVTAVHKANIMKHTDGLFLECAREVAKEYEGKVEFEDRIVDNMCMQLVQKPELYDCMVLPNLYGDIISDLCAGLVGGLGVAPGGNIGECAALFEPTHGSAPKYKNANKVNPVAMILSGVMMLHYLKEDKKADILESAVAKVIREGKYVTYDLKANRNDPSAAGTAEMADAIIARIKKIK, encoded by the coding sequence TTGAGGCATAAAATAACGTTGATACCCGGAGACGGGACAGGCCCGGAAATAGCCGAGGCCACTAAGCGATGCATAGAAGCAACCGGCCTCGATGTTGAGTGGGATATTCAAAACGCCGGTGCCGATGTCATGGAAAAGACGGGTGAAGTCCTGCCGCAGGATGTGATAGAGTCGATACGCAAGAACAAAGTGGCAATAAAAGGCCCCATAACCACCCCCGTAGGTACGGGATTTAGAAGCGTAAATGTGGCTATGCGAAAGGAGCTTGACCTTTATGCCTGTGTAAGGCCATGCAAATTATATGAAGGCGTAAGATCGCGATACGAAAATGTGGATCTGGTTGTAATACGCGAAAATACGGAAGATCTCTACGCCGGTATAGAGTTTAAAAAGGGCGAAATGAATACCGAAAGCATAATAAGCGAGATAGAGAGACTTTCTAAAAAATCCATACGTAAAGATTCGGGAATAAGCATAAAGCCGATCTCCGAAACCGGCTCTAAAAGAATAGTGCGTTTTGCATTTGAATACGCCCTGCATAACAAACGAAAGAAAGTAACGGCTGTCCATAAGGCCAATATAATGAAGCATACGGACGGCCTGTTTCTTGAGTGCGCCAGGGAAGTGGCTAAAGAGTACGAGGGAAAAGTGGAGTTTGAAGATAGGATTGTAGACAATATGTGCATGCAACTCGTTCAGAAACCGGAATTATACGATTGTATGGTCCTGCCCAATCTTTACGGCGACATTATTTCCGATTTATGCGCCGGGCTTGTCGGAGGATTAGGAGTGGCGCCAGGCGGAAATATCGGCGAGTGTGCGGCACTTTTTGAACCGACGCACGGCAGCGCCCCTAAATACAAAAACGCCAATAAGGTAAACCCCGTGGCAATGATACTATCCGGAGTTATGATGCTCCACTATTTAAAAGAAGATAAAAAAGCAGATATCCTGGAATCTGCCGTAGCCAAAGTAATAAGAGAGGGTAAATACGTCACTTACGACCTTAAGGCAAATAGGAATGACCCATCCGCGGCAGGAACAGCGGAAATGGCGGATGCCATCATAGCTCGGATCAAAAAGATAAAATAA